One genomic segment of Ipomoea triloba cultivar NCNSP0323 chromosome 9, ASM357664v1 includes these proteins:
- the LOC116030332 gene encoding RING-H2 finger protein ATL52-like — protein MGSAGNQNPWAPYDSYKDCSLGICSVYCPQWCFYVLPPPPPSDDEDSGPTFSPLIIAIIGILASAFLLVTYYTVITKYCRRRRGDSSSGAGDLEANNTPQDQWQLLTASSGLDETVIKSIAVFKYRKSEGVVEGTECSVCLSDFQDDENLRLLPKCSHAFHLPCIDTWLKSHSNCPLCRANVASPNPNQLPPPPPPPTAPLQSELVIDRDDDHREAEEVSSVVSLCDASLKLGCSNGESSENNGEKGEGVKLQFRRSISLGAQQRQLILGRIDDHQQLLLQAESSKGNNSRRRTHAAFGRSISTGRLMFSRYDNGNNL, from the coding sequence ATGGGTTCTGCTGGGAACCAAAATCCATGGGCACCATATGATAGCTATAAAGATTGTTCACTGGGGATTTGCAGCGTGTACTGTCCCCAATGGTGCTTCTACGTCCTCCCTCCTCCTCCACCGTCCGATGATGAGGATTCTGGCCCCACTTTCTCCCCTCTCATCATAGCCATCATTGGCATTCTCGCAAGCGCTTTCCTCCTCGTCACATATTACACTGTCATCACAAAATActgcagaagaagaagaggagacaGTTCATCAGGCGCTGGGGATTTGGAAGCCAATAATACGCCTCAGGATCAGTGGCAGTTATTGACCGCCTCTTCTGGTTTAGATGAAACTGTGATCAAATCCATCGCGGTTTTCAAGTACAGGAAAAGTGAAGGAGTTGTGGAAGGAACAGAGTGTTCTGTGTGTCTCTCTGATTTCCAAGACGATGAGAATCTGAGATTGTTGCCTAAATGTAGCCATGCCTTTCATCTCCCCTGCATCGATACATGGCTTAAATCCCACTCCAATTGTCCCCTTTGTCGAGCCAATGTAGCTTCTCCCAACCCTAATCAATTGCCTCCCCCACCTCCACCCCCCACTGCACCACTACAATCAGAATTGGTGATTGATCGCGATGATGATCACCGCGAAGCCGAAGAGGTTAGTAGTGTTGTTAGTCTCTGTGATGCCTCCCTAAAGCTGGGCTGCAGCAATGGGGAGAGTTCTGAGAATAATGGAGAAAAAGGAGAGGGTGTTAAGCTGCAGTTCAGAAGATCAATATCTTTAGGTGCTCAGCAGAGGCAGCTAATTTTGGGGAGGATTGATGATCATCAGCAATTATTATTGCAGGCAGAAAGCAGCAAGGGTAACAACAGTAGACGACGAACTCATGCTGCTTTTGGGAGATCCATTTCTACAGGAAGATTAATGTTTTCAAGGTATGACAATGGCAACAATCTCTGA